The genomic stretch CAATGCGACGGCAGCGGCGGCCATGGCGGCGCGATATGAAATTCCCATTCTGGCAATTCAGGAAGCGCTCGCCACGTTCAAGAGCGTGAAACGCAGACTGGAAGTTAAGGCGGAGGTGGCGGGAGTGACCATTATCGACGATTTCGCGCATCATCCCACGGCCATCGCGGAAACCCTCAAGGCATTGCGCACGCGCTACAAAGGTCGGCGCCTTTGGGCCATTCTCGAGCCGCGCTCCAACACGCTTCGCCGCAACATATTCTTCAAAGAACTCGTGAGCAGCTTGAGCAAGGCCGATGAAATCGTGATAGCAAGTGTTTTCAAAGCCGAAGCTATTCCCGAAGGTGAGCGCCTCTCGAGTTCAGCGCTGGTGAAGGAGCTGAAGCGCCAGGGCCACTCAGCGCGCGAATGCAAAGATGCCGACGCAATCGTGGAATCGATCAGTCCTGAGCTGCGCGAGGGCGATGTTGTCGCCATTCTCTCCAACGGCGGCTTTGGTGGAATTTATGAGAAACTTCCTGCGCGCATCGCCACGTCCGCATGAAGATGAACAGCAATTGCGATTCAATTGAGCTATTGTCATCCCTCGCTCCGCCACCGCGCTCTCTCCTCTTGAAGAAATTGGTTTTGCGGAGCGGGGGATCTGCTTTTTCCCAATGCAGTACAGCAGATCCCCCGCGCAGCAAAACAAACTATCAAAGCCCCCAGCACATTCGCAGCTGCGCGAGGGATGACAATTCTATAAAGGGGCGTTCGCTAACCCGACGCCAGCAAAACTCGCCTATCGCCCGCAGAGTCCCAAGATGGGCCTCAACCGCTTGAAAGCAATGGTTCATCGCATATCTCATTTCCTTCGGCAATCTTCTCTCCTGAGCATTCTGGTCTTAACCTTGCTCTCGCCTGCCTTATGCCAGAACGAATCCAAACTCGACTACACAGTCACCTTTGCAGACGCGGTCCATCATCGTGTGCACGTCAGCATGACCTTCGATCCTGAAGGCGCAGGCGATGCCATTCAACTTCCAGTTTGGAACGCGCTGTACCAGGTACGCGACTTTGCGAAAGACGTGATCTCAGTAAAGGCTTCGACGCAATCCGGGGAGACGCTTCCTCTTCATCAGGTCGATAAAACCACTTGGGAGTTTCGTCCGAAGCCAGGATGGGTTGTGATCGATTACGACATCGTGCTCGACGAGGCTGGTCCGTTCGGCGCCCAGTTCAACCAGCATCACGCTTTTCTGAACTTTGCCGAGTTGCTGATGTATCCAACAAACGGTCGCGAACTTCCCATTTCGGTTCGCCTGCAGCAAATTCCAGCGCAATGGAAGCTCGCGACGCCGCTGCCGTGGGATGAGCTGCCTGCCGGACCTGGCATTCCATCCGGCTACTTACTACGTGCCGCTAATTACGATCGATTAGTGGATAGTCCTGCAGAGTTGAGCAACTTTGCAGAGAGCGATTTCACGCAGGATGGGGCAAAGTACCGCGTCGTCATCGACGCCGATCCGGCTGATTACACCATGCTTCCGATTGTGAATTTTCTAAAAAAGATCACCGCGGCCGAGACCTGGTGGATGAACGATCGGCCATTCGACACCTACACCTTCATCTATCACTTCCCGCATGGACCTGCCGGCGGCGGCATGGAGCACGCGTACGGTACCGCCATCGACCACTCAGCAAACGATCTCCAGGACTTGAAAAGTCTCGAATCGACCAGTGCGCATGAATTCTTTCATCTCTGGAATGTGAAGCGGATCCGTCCACAATCGCTCGAGCCGATCGATTACACGCGCGAGAACTATACCCGCGCGCTGTGGTTCAGCGAAGGGGTCACAAGTACCGTGGGCGATCTCGCATTACTCAAGGCAGGCCTGCTCGATTCGACCGAGTATTTGCGTCGCCTGGCCAGAGGAATCACCGTCCTACAGTCTCGGCCGGCGCACCTAACGCAGTCGGCAGAGCAGTCGAGTCTGGATACCTGGCTGGATAAATATCCGGACTACCGCACGCCGGAGCGCAGCATCAGCTACTACAACAAAGGAGAGCTTCTGGGTGTGCTGCTCGATCTGAAGATTCGCGAGGACTCGCATGGCGCGCATTCACTGCGCGATCTTTTTCAGGGGATGAATCGCGATTATGCGAAGCAAGGCAAGTTCTTTCCCGATTCGGAAGGAGTGCGTGCTGAAGCGGAAAAACTCACCGGAAGCGATCTGCGCGAATTCTTCGAACAATACGTGGCGGGCACGACCGAACTGCCGTATGAGGATCTATTCAAGACAGTCGGGTTTGTCCTCGCCAAACAAAACCAAACCGTTGCCGATCCCGGCTTCACGGCGAATCGCAACTTTCGCGGGCCGCTGGTGATCGAAGAGGTTTATGGCGACGAAGCACGAAAAGCCGGGCTGCAAGAGAGTGATGAAATCGTCAGCATCGATGGGCGCACGCCCCTGCGAGGACTCGACCAGCAATTCGAAAATTCCAAACCCGGAGCCACGGCGCGAATCGTCGTAATGCATCATGGAGGGCGAAGAGAAGTTTCACTGGTTTTGATCCAGCGGCAGATCGAAGCGTACGTTTTCCGTGATCTGCCGGGCGCGACTGCCGCGCAGTTCGCGCGCCGCGATGCCTGGTTGCATTCCGAAGATCAGCCCGCCCGCTCTGCTCCATGATCGCACTGATCCGCACGATTGCCGCTGTGCTCTTCACCTGCGTTTTCACATTTCTTGGAGCGCTGATCGGCTTCCCGGCAACATGGCTCACCGGCAGTGCCGACACGCTCTTCGCGATCGCCATGTGGATCACGCGCACCGGCCTGAGCATCGCCGGAGTACGGATTGCGGTCGAAGGTCTGGAGCAGATCGATGCCGACGCAACTTACATCTTCATGTGCAATCACGTTTCGAATCTCGATCCTCCGATTCTCATTCCGAAGCTGCCGCGCCGAACCTCAGTATTGGTAAAGCAAGAACTGTTTAAAATCCCCATTCTTGGACGAGCCATGCTCATGGCCGACCTGGTTCCGGTGGACCGGCGCAATCGTGAGGCTGCGGTGAACAGCATGAGAGAGGCTGAGCAGGTGATGGCTCGCGGTTTGAACATGACAGTGTTTCCGGAGGGAACGCGCTCGCGCGACGGCCGCCTGCTGCCGTTCAAGAAAGGCCCGTTCTATCTTGCAATGGACAGCGGCGTTCCTATCGTTCCCGTAACGATACTCGGCTCTGAATTGCTCATGCCGAAAGGAAGCAGCACAATCCATCCTGGATTGGTGAGCTTGAAATTCCATTCTCCGATTTCCCCGAGGCAGTTCGCAGAAAAAGAAGAATTGATAGCCGCAGTAAGGCGAGGGATCGCGTCGGGACTACCTCCCGCTTTGCGCGAAGCGGATCTTGATACTTCTGCGTAACATCTCGCGCAAGAAAATGTCTGCTGGAACGTCTATCTCCTGCCGAATCCCGCCGCGCTTCCCGATCACGCCGCTCACCATCATCTGCAGCACTATCGAGGCCGGCCATGCTGTGGTGCGCATCATCGAGGTCAGCCCGCTCCGGCGATCATATTCATCGACCATGGTGTAGGAGAGCACCCGTTTCCCTACATGAGCTTCAATGCGCATGATCGTGACGTCCGGCTCTTCGCCTGAAAGTTTTTCGAGAAACAGATGAGAAGTCAGCTCGCGCGGAGTCACTTCGCCCGAGTCGAGCCTGCGCTTTTCGCCGGAGAAAAATCCAAAGTCGTAAAGACCGCGAATCAGTTTGTAGTGGTCGGGATACCGTAGCGTCTTCTCGAAGCACTCACCGACTTCGCCCTGGAAGGTCTCCGGCATCGTGGAAGTTCCACCGGAGGTGTGAAATGCGACCAGCGGCTGAAAGCCCCGCAGGCGAAACTCCTCCGGCTCAGTCAACGGCTCGATCTCTACGATTTTGCCTTTCTTCAGCACGCGGGCCGGCTCAACATATTCATTGATTAAGCCTTCGACCGAGAACACAAGCTGATATTGAAATGGAGGTCGAGGAGTCTTGGGCAGTCCTCCGACATAGAGCTTCAACGCATCGATTGTCGGGGGCTTCCCCCGCCGCGCGCTGCTGCGATCGGGCTTCTGCTCGATGCGCAGACGCCGCACCAGATCGCCTGCCAGAATGCTGGCCATGCCTGGCGAGAGACCGCAATCAGGAGCGAGTCCGATACCATTTTTTTCCGCTTCAGCACTCATCATTAACGTTTTGCGGACAACGGTGTTGTTGCCACCCAGATCCGCGAAGTGACAGCCTGCTCCAACGGCAGCGCGAGCAAGTGCAATATTGAAAAAGTACGGAACAGCCGAGAGAGCGCCGTCGTGGCCGCGCATCAGAGCCGCAGCAACGCTCTCGTCGGCAGCATCGATTGCGACTGGCCGAACCGCAGCGCCTTTTTTCCCATGCGTCTTTGCGATGAACTTCGCCGCCTCCTGAGCTTTTTCCAGATCGGCATCCGCCAACGTGACGAGTTCGACTTCGTGCGAACGCGCCATGTCGAAGGCCGCCGCCGATCCCATCATTCCAGCCCCGATTACCAGTAGCTTCATCCGATGTTCGCTCCCGAACTGAACCGGTTATATGAATTCTTGGCAGAAGAAACTACGGAGTGTAAACGAGGAGGGGCTTACTGCAAAGTCTTGTGATTCAGCCGATGCCAAGCTCGTCGGCAGCTTCGAGAGGCGTGCCACAGCGGCGGCAGATGACTGCCGAGCAATCTCCACAGGTAAGCGGATCGGTAACTTCGACGGCACACTGTGGACAGTACAGAACGTGCTTGCCGTTCGACGACGCTGGAGGTGTAGCGGACACGTCCAGCAGCGTATCACACGAAGAAATGAGCGCGGCGGTGCGGATGGCTACTCGTCGCCGGTCGGAATGATTCCAGCATTCTCGACCATCAGAATCACGGTTCGCTGCGGAGCGCGAGTGCGGTGCAGCACCCCTTTGGGAACAACAAAGCCCTGTCCAGGGGAGAGCTCGACATCGCGTGCTTCGAGATCGATCAGCAACTTGCCATCGACAACATAAAAGAATTCATCATCGTCGTCGTGCTTGTGCCAGTGATACTCGCCTTCGATTACTCCCAGGCGCACCACCGAAGCATTCACT from Terriglobales bacterium encodes the following:
- a CDS encoding lysophospholipid acyltransferase family protein, with protein sequence MIALIRTIAAVLFTCVFTFLGALIGFPATWLTGSADTLFAIAMWITRTGLSIAGVRIAVEGLEQIDADATYIFMCNHVSNLDPPILIPKLPRRTSVLVKQELFKIPILGRAMLMADLVPVDRRNREAAVNSMREAEQVMARGLNMTVFPEGTRSRDGRLLPFKKGPFYLAMDSGVPIVPVTILGSELLMPKGSSTIHPGLVSLKFHSPISPRQFAEKEELIAAVRRGIASGLPPALREADLDTSA
- a CDS encoding saccharopine dehydrogenase C-terminal domain-containing protein, with translation MKLLVIGAGMMGSAAAFDMARSHEVELVTLADADLEKAQEAAKFIAKTHGKKGAAVRPVAIDAADESVAAALMRGHDGALSAVPYFFNIALARAAVGAGCHFADLGGNNTVVRKTLMMSAEAEKNGIGLAPDCGLSPGMASILAGDLVRRLRIEQKPDRSSARRGKPPTIDALKLYVGGLPKTPRPPFQYQLVFSVEGLINEYVEPARVLKKGKIVEIEPLTEPEEFRLRGFQPLVAFHTSGGTSTMPETFQGEVGECFEKTLRYPDHYKLIRGLYDFGFFSGEKRRLDSGEVTPRELTSHLFLEKLSGEEPDVTIMRIEAHVGKRVLSYTMVDEYDRRSGLTSMMRTTAWPASIVLQMMVSGVIGKRGGIRQEIDVPADIFLREMLRRSIKIRFAQSGR
- a CDS encoding cupin domain-containing protein; the encoded protein is MNKSLLVESAHIISLMSTARQFPYDTRLNVLYEALEVIDINSLAANAPHKWYNQTLCAVNASVVRLGVIEGEYHWHKHDDDDEFFYVVDGKLLIDLEARDVELSPGQGFVVPKGVLHRTRAPQRTVILMVENAGIIPTGDE